The following are encoded in a window of Panicum virgatum strain AP13 chromosome 5N, P.virgatum_v5, whole genome shotgun sequence genomic DNA:
- the LOC120672643 gene encoding CTD small phosphatase-like protein 2 isoform X1 — translation MNKMLSNDCLGTQELHTFCKTTETSEHSHTQEITLDKTAVGSTLISHQNVCCTAELSGKNTEIMEISLLQDESDAATTTLLPLPLLSCSPRSMAPISVPSSSDLESILSPDPIFSDLQLKEINYNAPAMDESTELLHLILSGNDEVYNNTAEFQVWDALDFYVTENFSTFQFDSLMGFSNEVSTSYNDCMNLVDMVERPVALLSLDDSPEPNSTSIEVPVDHTTLDPDDTSLYLQTKPTDSETESSSAAGDAVETEYLDQKLLSRGLPDLMDVDSPSGLTKTPVRTKQVTLVLDLDETLVHSTLDHCDNADFTLEVFFNMKNHTVYVRKRPYLKMFLEKVAQMFELVIFTASQRIYAEQLIDRLDPDGKYISRRIYRESCLFSDGCYTKDLTILGVDLAKVAIIDNTPQVFQLQVDNGIPIKSWFDDPSDQELVELLPFLESLVDAEDVRPMISKTFHNKLEQN, via the exons ATGAATAAAATGTTAAGCAACGACTGTTTAGGGACACAGGAGCTTCATACATTTTGCAAGACCACTGAAACATCGGAACATTCACACACTCAAGAGATCACACTTGATAAAACTGCGGTGGGGTCAACTCTAATAAGTCATCAAAATG TGTGCTGTACTGCTGAATTATCAGGGAAGAACACAGAAATCATGGAAATCAGCTTATTGCAGGATGAATCTGATGCAGCAACCACCACTTTGCTACCACTGCCACTGTTGTCATGCAGCCCTAGATCTATG GCTCCAATATCAGTACCATCATCATCTGATCTTGAGAGTATCCTCTCGCCAGATCCAATCTTCAGTGATCTTCAGTTGAAGGAGATAAACTACAATGCTCCAG CAATGGACGAAAGCACTGAGCTCCTTCACCTGATTCTTAGTGGCAACGATGAAGTATACAATAATACAGCTGAATTCCAAGTCTGGGATGCTCTGGACTTCTATGTGACAGAAAACTTTTCTACTTTCCAGTTTGATAGTTTAATGGGTTTTTCAAATGAAGTTAGTACTTCCTACAATGACTGTATGAATTTAGTTGACATGGTAGAGCGGCCTGTGGCTCTCTTGTCTCTAGATGACTCACCGGAGCCAAATAGCACTAGCATTGAGGTTCCGGTAGATCACACTACACTGGACCCTGATGACACATCCTTGTACCTTCAGACGAAACCAACAGATTCAGAAACTGAAAGTAGTTCTGCCGCTGGGGATGCGGTTGAAACTGAATATCTTGATCAAAAGCTACTTTCTAGAGGTCTGCCTGATTTAATGGATGTTGACTCGCCCAGTGGCTTAACAAAAACACCAGTGAGAACAAAACAAGTGACTCTTGTGCTGGATTTGGATG AGACTCTTGTACATTCAACATTGGATCACTGCGACAATGCTGATTTTACTCTAGAAGTTTTCTTTAATATGAAAAATCATACAGTCTATGTGAGAAAAAGGCCTTACTTGAAGatgtttcttgagaaggttgccCAGATGTTTGAGCTTGTCATTTTCACAGCTAGTCAGAGAATCTATGCTGAACAGCTTATAGATAGACTTGATCCTGATGGGAAATATATTTCACGGCGAATTTACCGTGAATCATGTTTATTCTCTGATGGTTGCTATACAAAGGACTTGACAATTCTAGGGGTCGACTTGGCAAAAGTTGCAATAATTGACAATACTCCACAG GTTTTCCAGTTGCAAGTGGATAACGGCATACCAATCAAGAGCTGGTTTGATGACCCCTCAGATCAGGAATTGGTTGAGTTACTCCCGTTCCTAGAGAGCCTCGTGGATGCAGAGGATGTTAGGCCAATGATCTCAAAGACCTTCCACAACAAACTTGAGCAGAATTAG
- the LOC120672643 gene encoding CTD small phosphatase-like protein 2 isoform X6, translating into MDESTELLHLILSGNDEVYNNTAEFQVWDALDFYVTENFSTFQFDSLMGFSNEVSTSYNDCMNLVDMVERPVALLSLDDSPEPNSTSIEVPVDHTTLDPDDTSLYLQTKPTDSETESSSAAGDAVETEYLDQKLLSRGLPDLMDVDSPSGLTKTPVRTKQVTLVLDLDETLVHSTLDHCDNADFTLEVFFNMKNHTVYVRKRPYLKMFLEKVAQMFELVIFTASQRIYAEQLIDRLDPDGKYISRRIYRESCLFSDGCYTKDLTILGVDLAKVAIIDNTPQVFQLQVDNGIPIKSWFDDPSDQELVELLPFLESLVDAEDVRPMISKTFHNKLEQN; encoded by the exons ATGGACGAAAGCACTGAGCTCCTTCACCTGATTCTTAGTGGCAACGATGAAGTATACAATAATACAGCTGAATTCCAAGTCTGGGATGCTCTGGACTTCTATGTGACAGAAAACTTTTCTACTTTCCAGTTTGATAGTTTAATGGGTTTTTCAAATGAAGTTAGTACTTCCTACAATGACTGTATGAATTTAGTTGACATGGTAGAGCGGCCTGTGGCTCTCTTGTCTCTAGATGACTCACCGGAGCCAAATAGCACTAGCATTGAGGTTCCGGTAGATCACACTACACTGGACCCTGATGACACATCCTTGTACCTTCAGACGAAACCAACAGATTCAGAAACTGAAAGTAGTTCTGCCGCTGGGGATGCGGTTGAAACTGAATATCTTGATCAAAAGCTACTTTCTAGAGGTCTGCCTGATTTAATGGATGTTGACTCGCCCAGTGGCTTAACAAAAACACCAGTGAGAACAAAACAAGTGACTCTTGTGCTGGATTTGGATG AGACTCTTGTACATTCAACATTGGATCACTGCGACAATGCTGATTTTACTCTAGAAGTTTTCTTTAATATGAAAAATCATACAGTCTATGTGAGAAAAAGGCCTTACTTGAAGatgtttcttgagaaggttgccCAGATGTTTGAGCTTGTCATTTTCACAGCTAGTCAGAGAATCTATGCTGAACAGCTTATAGATAGACTTGATCCTGATGGGAAATATATTTCACGGCGAATTTACCGTGAATCATGTTTATTCTCTGATGGTTGCTATACAAAGGACTTGACAATTCTAGGGGTCGACTTGGCAAAAGTTGCAATAATTGACAATACTCCACAG GTTTTCCAGTTGCAAGTGGATAACGGCATACCAATCAAGAGCTGGTTTGATGACCCCTCAGATCAGGAATTGGTTGAGTTACTCCCGTTCCTAGAGAGCCTCGTGGATGCAGAGGATGTTAGGCCAATGATCTCAAAGACCTTCCACAACAAACTTGAGCAGAATTAG
- the LOC120672643 gene encoding CTD small phosphatase-like protein 2 isoform X4, with amino-acid sequence MDESDAATTTLLPLPLLSCSPRSMAPISVPSSSDLESILSPDPIFSDLQLKEINYNAPAMDESTELLHLILSGNDEVYNNTAEFQVWDALDFYVTENFSTFQFDSLMGFSNEVSTSYNDCMNLVDMVERPVALLSLDDSPEPNSTSIEVPVDHTTLDPDDTSLYLQTKPTDSETESSSAAGDAVETEYLDQKLLSRGLPDLMDVDSPSGLTKTPVRTKQVTLVLDLDETLVHSTLDHCDNADFTLEVFFNMKNHTVYVRKRPYLKMFLEKVAQMFELVIFTASQRIYAEQLIDRLDPDGKYISRRIYRESCLFSDGCYTKDLTILGVDLAKVAIIDNTPQVFQLQVDNGIPIKSWFDDPSDQELVELLPFLESLVDAEDVRPMISKTFHNKLEQN; translated from the exons ATG GATGAATCTGATGCAGCAACCACCACTTTGCTACCACTGCCACTGTTGTCATGCAGCCCTAGATCTATG GCTCCAATATCAGTACCATCATCATCTGATCTTGAGAGTATCCTCTCGCCAGATCCAATCTTCAGTGATCTTCAGTTGAAGGAGATAAACTACAATGCTCCAG CAATGGACGAAAGCACTGAGCTCCTTCACCTGATTCTTAGTGGCAACGATGAAGTATACAATAATACAGCTGAATTCCAAGTCTGGGATGCTCTGGACTTCTATGTGACAGAAAACTTTTCTACTTTCCAGTTTGATAGTTTAATGGGTTTTTCAAATGAAGTTAGTACTTCCTACAATGACTGTATGAATTTAGTTGACATGGTAGAGCGGCCTGTGGCTCTCTTGTCTCTAGATGACTCACCGGAGCCAAATAGCACTAGCATTGAGGTTCCGGTAGATCACACTACACTGGACCCTGATGACACATCCTTGTACCTTCAGACGAAACCAACAGATTCAGAAACTGAAAGTAGTTCTGCCGCTGGGGATGCGGTTGAAACTGAATATCTTGATCAAAAGCTACTTTCTAGAGGTCTGCCTGATTTAATGGATGTTGACTCGCCCAGTGGCTTAACAAAAACACCAGTGAGAACAAAACAAGTGACTCTTGTGCTGGATTTGGATG AGACTCTTGTACATTCAACATTGGATCACTGCGACAATGCTGATTTTACTCTAGAAGTTTTCTTTAATATGAAAAATCATACAGTCTATGTGAGAAAAAGGCCTTACTTGAAGatgtttcttgagaaggttgccCAGATGTTTGAGCTTGTCATTTTCACAGCTAGTCAGAGAATCTATGCTGAACAGCTTATAGATAGACTTGATCCTGATGGGAAATATATTTCACGGCGAATTTACCGTGAATCATGTTTATTCTCTGATGGTTGCTATACAAAGGACTTGACAATTCTAGGGGTCGACTTGGCAAAAGTTGCAATAATTGACAATACTCCACAG GTTTTCCAGTTGCAAGTGGATAACGGCATACCAATCAAGAGCTGGTTTGATGACCCCTCAGATCAGGAATTGGTTGAGTTACTCCCGTTCCTAGAGAGCCTCGTGGATGCAGAGGATGTTAGGCCAATGATCTCAAAGACCTTCCACAACAAACTTGAGCAGAATTAG
- the LOC120674868 gene encoding uncharacterized protein LOC120674868 produces MRSGGSLNTVTGYLKSIEPLNGNNYPSWYKDVQVAIAVCEYDLALRQDKPAEPTDPNGDRTAIEKWERSDRMANMIIKNTITPAICGAIPDKDKDDNDLSAKAYLAKVEENFKSSSKTYASTLIMKMLTLQYDGQSGIREHIMSITVQSLQNKLQHSEGDLEHG; encoded by the exons ATGAGGAGCGGCGGCTCGT tgaacacTGTGACGGGCTACCTGAAGTCCATTGAGCCCCTGAATGGCAACAACTATCCAAGCTGGTATAAAGATGTTCAAGTGGCCATTGCTGTGTGCGAGTATGATCTCGCCTTACGTCAAGACAAGCCAGCAGAGCCCACTGATCCCAATGGTGATCGTACTGCCATTGAAAAGTGGGAGAGATCAGACAGGATGGCCAACATGATCATTAAGAACACGATCACTCCGGCCATCTGTGGTGCTATTCCTGATAAGGACAAGGATGATAATGATCTGAGCGCCAAGGCATACCTTGCCAAGGTGGAGGAGAACTTTAAGAGTTCTTCCAAGACTTATGCTAGCACCCTGATCATGAAGATGCTGACTTTACAGTATGATGGGCAAAGTGGAATCAGGGAGCACATTATGagcat CACAGTACAGTCCCTTCAAAATAAGCTACAACACTCAGAAGGCGACTTGGAGCATGGCTGA
- the LOC120672643 gene encoding CTD small phosphatase-like protein 2 isoform X3, with amino-acid sequence MEISLLQDESDAATTTLLPLPLLSCSPRSMAPISVPSSSDLESILSPDPIFSDLQLKEINYNAPAMDESTELLHLILSGNDEVYNNTAEFQVWDALDFYVTENFSTFQFDSLMGFSNEVSTSYNDCMNLVDMVERPVALLSLDDSPEPNSTSIEVPVDHTTLDPDDTSLYLQTKPTDSETESSSAAGDAVETEYLDQKLLSRGLPDLMDVDSPSGLTKTPVRTKQVTLVLDLDETLVHSTLDHCDNADFTLEVFFNMKNHTVYVRKRPYLKMFLEKVAQMFELVIFTASQRIYAEQLIDRLDPDGKYISRRIYRESCLFSDGCYTKDLTILGVDLAKVAIIDNTPQVFQLQVDNGIPIKSWFDDPSDQELVELLPFLESLVDAEDVRPMISKTFHNKLEQN; translated from the exons ATGGAAATCAGCTTATTGCAGGATGAATCTGATGCAGCAACCACCACTTTGCTACCACTGCCACTGTTGTCATGCAGCCCTAGATCTATG GCTCCAATATCAGTACCATCATCATCTGATCTTGAGAGTATCCTCTCGCCAGATCCAATCTTCAGTGATCTTCAGTTGAAGGAGATAAACTACAATGCTCCAG CAATGGACGAAAGCACTGAGCTCCTTCACCTGATTCTTAGTGGCAACGATGAAGTATACAATAATACAGCTGAATTCCAAGTCTGGGATGCTCTGGACTTCTATGTGACAGAAAACTTTTCTACTTTCCAGTTTGATAGTTTAATGGGTTTTTCAAATGAAGTTAGTACTTCCTACAATGACTGTATGAATTTAGTTGACATGGTAGAGCGGCCTGTGGCTCTCTTGTCTCTAGATGACTCACCGGAGCCAAATAGCACTAGCATTGAGGTTCCGGTAGATCACACTACACTGGACCCTGATGACACATCCTTGTACCTTCAGACGAAACCAACAGATTCAGAAACTGAAAGTAGTTCTGCCGCTGGGGATGCGGTTGAAACTGAATATCTTGATCAAAAGCTACTTTCTAGAGGTCTGCCTGATTTAATGGATGTTGACTCGCCCAGTGGCTTAACAAAAACACCAGTGAGAACAAAACAAGTGACTCTTGTGCTGGATTTGGATG AGACTCTTGTACATTCAACATTGGATCACTGCGACAATGCTGATTTTACTCTAGAAGTTTTCTTTAATATGAAAAATCATACAGTCTATGTGAGAAAAAGGCCTTACTTGAAGatgtttcttgagaaggttgccCAGATGTTTGAGCTTGTCATTTTCACAGCTAGTCAGAGAATCTATGCTGAACAGCTTATAGATAGACTTGATCCTGATGGGAAATATATTTCACGGCGAATTTACCGTGAATCATGTTTATTCTCTGATGGTTGCTATACAAAGGACTTGACAATTCTAGGGGTCGACTTGGCAAAAGTTGCAATAATTGACAATACTCCACAG GTTTTCCAGTTGCAAGTGGATAACGGCATACCAATCAAGAGCTGGTTTGATGACCCCTCAGATCAGGAATTGGTTGAGTTACTCCCGTTCCTAGAGAGCCTCGTGGATGCAGAGGATGTTAGGCCAATGATCTCAAAGACCTTCCACAACAAACTTGAGCAGAATTAG
- the LOC120672643 gene encoding CTD small phosphatase-like protein 2 isoform X2, whose translation MNKMLSNDCLGTQELHTFCKTTETSEHSHTQEITLDKTAVGSTLISHQNGKNTEIMEISLLQDESDAATTTLLPLPLLSCSPRSMAPISVPSSSDLESILSPDPIFSDLQLKEINYNAPAMDESTELLHLILSGNDEVYNNTAEFQVWDALDFYVTENFSTFQFDSLMGFSNEVSTSYNDCMNLVDMVERPVALLSLDDSPEPNSTSIEVPVDHTTLDPDDTSLYLQTKPTDSETESSSAAGDAVETEYLDQKLLSRGLPDLMDVDSPSGLTKTPVRTKQVTLVLDLDETLVHSTLDHCDNADFTLEVFFNMKNHTVYVRKRPYLKMFLEKVAQMFELVIFTASQRIYAEQLIDRLDPDGKYISRRIYRESCLFSDGCYTKDLTILGVDLAKVAIIDNTPQVFQLQVDNGIPIKSWFDDPSDQELVELLPFLESLVDAEDVRPMISKTFHNKLEQN comes from the exons ATGAATAAAATGTTAAGCAACGACTGTTTAGGGACACAGGAGCTTCATACATTTTGCAAGACCACTGAAACATCGGAACATTCACACACTCAAGAGATCACACTTGATAAAACTGCGGTGGGGTCAACTCTAATAAGTCATCAAAATG GGAAGAACACAGAAATCATGGAAATCAGCTTATTGCAGGATGAATCTGATGCAGCAACCACCACTTTGCTACCACTGCCACTGTTGTCATGCAGCCCTAGATCTATG GCTCCAATATCAGTACCATCATCATCTGATCTTGAGAGTATCCTCTCGCCAGATCCAATCTTCAGTGATCTTCAGTTGAAGGAGATAAACTACAATGCTCCAG CAATGGACGAAAGCACTGAGCTCCTTCACCTGATTCTTAGTGGCAACGATGAAGTATACAATAATACAGCTGAATTCCAAGTCTGGGATGCTCTGGACTTCTATGTGACAGAAAACTTTTCTACTTTCCAGTTTGATAGTTTAATGGGTTTTTCAAATGAAGTTAGTACTTCCTACAATGACTGTATGAATTTAGTTGACATGGTAGAGCGGCCTGTGGCTCTCTTGTCTCTAGATGACTCACCGGAGCCAAATAGCACTAGCATTGAGGTTCCGGTAGATCACACTACACTGGACCCTGATGACACATCCTTGTACCTTCAGACGAAACCAACAGATTCAGAAACTGAAAGTAGTTCTGCCGCTGGGGATGCGGTTGAAACTGAATATCTTGATCAAAAGCTACTTTCTAGAGGTCTGCCTGATTTAATGGATGTTGACTCGCCCAGTGGCTTAACAAAAACACCAGTGAGAACAAAACAAGTGACTCTTGTGCTGGATTTGGATG AGACTCTTGTACATTCAACATTGGATCACTGCGACAATGCTGATTTTACTCTAGAAGTTTTCTTTAATATGAAAAATCATACAGTCTATGTGAGAAAAAGGCCTTACTTGAAGatgtttcttgagaaggttgccCAGATGTTTGAGCTTGTCATTTTCACAGCTAGTCAGAGAATCTATGCTGAACAGCTTATAGATAGACTTGATCCTGATGGGAAATATATTTCACGGCGAATTTACCGTGAATCATGTTTATTCTCTGATGGTTGCTATACAAAGGACTTGACAATTCTAGGGGTCGACTTGGCAAAAGTTGCAATAATTGACAATACTCCACAG GTTTTCCAGTTGCAAGTGGATAACGGCATACCAATCAAGAGCTGGTTTGATGACCCCTCAGATCAGGAATTGGTTGAGTTACTCCCGTTCCTAGAGAGCCTCGTGGATGCAGAGGATGTTAGGCCAATGATCTCAAAGACCTTCCACAACAAACTTGAGCAGAATTAG
- the LOC120672643 gene encoding CTD small phosphatase-like protein 3 isoform X5, translating to MAPISVPSSSDLESILSPDPIFSDLQLKEINYNAPAMDESTELLHLILSGNDEVYNNTAEFQVWDALDFYVTENFSTFQFDSLMGFSNEVSTSYNDCMNLVDMVERPVALLSLDDSPEPNSTSIEVPVDHTTLDPDDTSLYLQTKPTDSETESSSAAGDAVETEYLDQKLLSRGLPDLMDVDSPSGLTKTPVRTKQVTLVLDLDETLVHSTLDHCDNADFTLEVFFNMKNHTVYVRKRPYLKMFLEKVAQMFELVIFTASQRIYAEQLIDRLDPDGKYISRRIYRESCLFSDGCYTKDLTILGVDLAKVAIIDNTPQVFQLQVDNGIPIKSWFDDPSDQELVELLPFLESLVDAEDVRPMISKTFHNKLEQN from the exons ATG GCTCCAATATCAGTACCATCATCATCTGATCTTGAGAGTATCCTCTCGCCAGATCCAATCTTCAGTGATCTTCAGTTGAAGGAGATAAACTACAATGCTCCAG CAATGGACGAAAGCACTGAGCTCCTTCACCTGATTCTTAGTGGCAACGATGAAGTATACAATAATACAGCTGAATTCCAAGTCTGGGATGCTCTGGACTTCTATGTGACAGAAAACTTTTCTACTTTCCAGTTTGATAGTTTAATGGGTTTTTCAAATGAAGTTAGTACTTCCTACAATGACTGTATGAATTTAGTTGACATGGTAGAGCGGCCTGTGGCTCTCTTGTCTCTAGATGACTCACCGGAGCCAAATAGCACTAGCATTGAGGTTCCGGTAGATCACACTACACTGGACCCTGATGACACATCCTTGTACCTTCAGACGAAACCAACAGATTCAGAAACTGAAAGTAGTTCTGCCGCTGGGGATGCGGTTGAAACTGAATATCTTGATCAAAAGCTACTTTCTAGAGGTCTGCCTGATTTAATGGATGTTGACTCGCCCAGTGGCTTAACAAAAACACCAGTGAGAACAAAACAAGTGACTCTTGTGCTGGATTTGGATG AGACTCTTGTACATTCAACATTGGATCACTGCGACAATGCTGATTTTACTCTAGAAGTTTTCTTTAATATGAAAAATCATACAGTCTATGTGAGAAAAAGGCCTTACTTGAAGatgtttcttgagaaggttgccCAGATGTTTGAGCTTGTCATTTTCACAGCTAGTCAGAGAATCTATGCTGAACAGCTTATAGATAGACTTGATCCTGATGGGAAATATATTTCACGGCGAATTTACCGTGAATCATGTTTATTCTCTGATGGTTGCTATACAAAGGACTTGACAATTCTAGGGGTCGACTTGGCAAAAGTTGCAATAATTGACAATACTCCACAG GTTTTCCAGTTGCAAGTGGATAACGGCATACCAATCAAGAGCTGGTTTGATGACCCCTCAGATCAGGAATTGGTTGAGTTACTCCCGTTCCTAGAGAGCCTCGTGGATGCAGAGGATGTTAGGCCAATGATCTCAAAGACCTTCCACAACAAACTTGAGCAGAATTAG